A window of Xiphophorus hellerii strain 12219 chromosome 7, Xiphophorus_hellerii-4.1, whole genome shotgun sequence contains these coding sequences:
- the LOC116723459 gene encoding myb-like protein V isoform X2, giving the protein MDMEEETNKQQSDQHVQEDKSKEETESSITDMKEETNKQQSDQSLSTNNGEKTPKSGPAETEEAEKEHQEENNHHDQKTDKQRSVEDMKEETNKQQSDQHVQEDKSKEETESSITDMKEETNKQQSDQPAETEEAEKEHQEEKHVQEDKSKEETESSITDMKEETNKQQSDQPAETEEAEKEHQEENNHHDQKTDKQSSSEDMKEETNKQQSDQSLSTNNGENKPKSGPAETEEPEKEHQEENNHHDQNSDNNPIQSSSEDMKEETNKQQSDQHVQEDKSKEESESSITDMKEETNKQQSDQSLSNENKENKPESKPAETEEPEKEHQEENNHHDQKTDKQSSSEDMKEETNKQQSDQHVQEDKSKEETESSITDMKEETNKQQSDQSLSNENKENKPESKPAETEEPEKEHQEEKHVQEDKSKEETENSLTDMKEETNKQQSDHLTQMESYYKEELKKKDSTIKKIRKELKSLKDRLAQDMAVSIKTGDTESMNDPVSKTRLTEMYDSLKLEKWTGIKDLLKSNKTSPEFTRVLVQKTFKEAAEEMIRKKQQIEETFGSTQSSGGQGNQKVEGYRKLAVHNLQLALYHSNKDLLKSPFPKYEGEKAEDVMVNLRRLTSECYWLGCLIALNNPPLQPDWETQHYMKNSWDIFPQRLKDCDK; this is encoded by the exons ATGGACATGGAAGAAGAAACCAACAAACAGCAAAGCGATCA ACATGTTCAGGAAGACAAGAGTAAAGAAGAAACTGAAAGCAG taTAACTGACATGAAGGAAGAAACCAACAAACAGCAAAGCGATCA AAGTCTTTCAACCAACAATGGAGAAAAAACACCTAAAAGCGG GCCTGCTGAgacagaggaagcagaaaaagaacatcagGAAGAGaa taATCATCATGACCAAAAGACTGATAAGCAAAGAAg TGTTGAAGACATGAAGGAAGAAACCAACAAACAGCAAAGCGATCA ACATGTTCAGGAAGACAAGAGTAAAGAAGAAACTGAAAGCAG taTAACTGACATGAAGGAAGAAACCAACAAACAGCAAAGCGATCA GCCTGCTGAgacagaggaagcagaaaaagaacatcagGAAGAGaa ACATGTTCAGGAAGACAAGAGTAAAGAAGAAACTGAAAGCAG taTAACTGACATGAAGGAAGAAACCAACAAACAGCAAAGCGATCA GCCTGCTGAgacagaggaagcagaaaaagaacatcagGAAGAGAa TAATCATCATGACCAAAAGACTGATAAGCAAAGCAG TTCTGAAGACATGAAGGAAGAAACCAACAAACAGCAAAGCGATCA AAGTCTTTCAACCaacaatggagaaaataaacCTAAAAGCGG GCCTGCTGAGACAGAGGAACCAGAAAAAGAACATCAGGAAGAGaa TAATCATCATGACCAAAACAGTGACAATAATCCAATTCAAAGCAG TTCTGAAGACATGAAGGAAGAAACCAACAAACAGCAAAGCGATCA ACATGTTCAGGAAGACAAGAGTAAAGAAGAATCTGAAAGCAG taTAACTGACATGAAGGAAGAAACCAACAAACAGCAAAGCGATCA AAgtctttcaaatgaaaataaagaaaataaacctgAAAGCAA GCCTGCTGAGACAGAGGAACCAGAAAAAGAACATCAGGAAGAGaa TAATCATCATGACCAAAAGACTGATAAGCAAAGCAg TTCTGAAGACATGAAGgaagaaaccaacaaacaaCAAAGCGATCA ACATGTTCAGGAAGACAAGAGTAAAGAAGAAACTGAAAGCAG taTAACTGACATGAAGGAAGAAACCAACAAACAGCAAAGCGATCA AAgtctttcaaatgaaaataaagaaaataaacctgAAAGCAA GCCTGCTGAGACAGAGGAACCAGAAAAAGAACATCAGGAAGAGaa ACATGTTCAGGAAGACAAGAGtaaagaagaaactgaaaacag tttaaccGACATGAAAGAAGAAACCAACAAACAGCAAAGCGATCA TCTGACACAGATGGAATCATATTACAAAGAAGAACTTAAAAAGAAAGA TTCTACTATTAAAAAGATAAGGAAGGAATTGAAATCATTGAAAGACAG aCTGGCACAAGACATGGCTGTTTCAATAAAGACAGGAGACACTGAGAGCATGAATGACCCAGTCAGTAAAACCAGACTGACTGAAATGTATGACAGTCTAAAGCTGGAGAAGTGGACTGGAATCAAAGATCTTCTGAAATCCAATAAAACCAGTCCAGAGTTTACAAGGGTTTTGGTTCAG aaaacctttaaagaagcagcagaagaaatgataagaaaaaagcagcaaatagAGGAGACTTTTGGATCAACTCAGTCCAGCGGTGGGCAGGGAAATCAAAAG GTTGAAGGATACAGAAAGCTGGCAGTTCACAATCTGCAGTTGGCTCTGTACCACAGCAACAAAGATCTTCTGAAG AGTCCCTTTCCTAAGTATGAAGGTGAAAAAGCTGAAGATGTGATGGTGAATCTGAGACGTCTGACCTCGGAGTGCTACTGGCTGGGCTGTTTGATCGCTTTAAACAATCCGCCTCTTCAGCCAGACTGGGAGACTCAGCATTATATGAAAAACTCCTGGGACATTTTCCCTCAAAGACTCAAAGATTGTGATAAATAG
- the LOC116723459 gene encoding myosin heavy chain, non-muscle-like isoform X6 encodes MDMEEETNKQQSDQHVQEDKSKEETESSITDMKEETNKQQSDQSLSTNNGEKTPKSGPAETEEAEKEHQEENNHHDQKTDKQRSVEDMKEETNKQQSDQHVQEDKSKEETESSITDMKEETNKQQSDQPAETEEAEKEHQEENNHHDHKSDNNPIQSSSEDMKEETNKQQSDQSLSTKNGENKPKSGPAETEEPEKEHQEENNHHDQNSDNNPIQSSSEDMKEETNKQQSDQHVQEDKSKEESESSITDMKEETNKQQSDQSLSNENKENKPESKPAETEEPEKEHQEENNHHDQKTDKQSSSEDMKEETNKQQSDQHVQEDKSKEETESSITDMKEETNKQQSDQSLSNENKENKPESKPAETEEPEKEHQEEKHVQEDKSKEETENSLTDMKEETNKQQSDHLTQMESYYKEELKKKDSTIKKIRKELKSLKDRLAQDMAVSIKTGDTESMNDPVSKTRLTEMYDSLKLEKWTGIKDLLKSNKTSPEFTRVLVQKTFKEAAEEMIRKKQQIEETFGSTQSSGGQGNQKVEGYRKLAVHNLQLALYHSNKDLLKSPFPKYEGEKAEDVMVNLRRLTSECYWLGCLIALNNPPLQPDWETQHYMKNSWDIFPQRLKDCDK; translated from the exons ATGGACATGGAAGAAGAAACCAACAAACAGCAAAGCGATCA ACATGTTCAGGAAGACAAGAGTAAAGAAGAAACTGAAAGCAG taTAACTGACATGAAGGAAGAAACCAACAAACAGCAAAGCGATCA AAGTCTTTCAACCAACAATGGAGAAAAAACACCTAAAAGCGG GCCTGCTGAgacagaggaagcagaaaaagaacatcagGAAGAGaa taATCATCATGACCAAAAGACTGATAAGCAAAGAAg TGTTGAAGACATGAAGGAAGAAACCAACAAACAGCAAAGCGATCA ACATGTTCAGGAAGACAAGAGTAAAGAAGAAACTGAAAGCAG taTAACTGACATGAAGGAAGAAACCAACAAACAGCAAAGCGATCA GCCTGCTGAgacagaggaagcagaaaaagaacatcagGAAGAGaa TAATCATCATGACCACAAAAGTGACAACAATCCAATTCAAAGCAG TTCTGAAGACATGAAGGAAGAAACCAACAAACAGCAAAGCGATCA AAGTCTTTCAaccaaaaatggagaaaataaaccTAAAAGCGG GCCTGCTGAGACAGAGGAACCAGAAAAAGAACATCAGGAAGAGaa TAATCATCATGACCAAAACAGTGACAATAATCCAATTCAAAGCAG TTCTGAAGACATGAAGGAAGAAACCAACAAACAGCAAAGCGATCA ACATGTTCAGGAAGACAAGAGTAAAGAAGAATCTGAAAGCAG taTAACTGACATGAAGGAAGAAACCAACAAACAGCAAAGCGATCA AAgtctttcaaatgaaaataaagaaaataaacctgAAAGCAA GCCTGCTGAGACAGAGGAACCAGAAAAAGAACATCAGGAAGAGaa TAATCATCATGACCAAAAGACTGATAAGCAAAGCAg TTCTGAAGACATGAAGgaagaaaccaacaaacaaCAAAGCGATCA ACATGTTCAGGAAGACAAGAGTAAAGAAGAAACTGAAAGCAG taTAACTGACATGAAGGAAGAAACCAACAAACAGCAAAGCGATCA AAgtctttcaaatgaaaataaagaaaataaacctgAAAGCAA GCCTGCTGAGACAGAGGAACCAGAAAAAGAACATCAGGAAGAGaa ACATGTTCAGGAAGACAAGAGtaaagaagaaactgaaaacag tttaaccGACATGAAAGAAGAAACCAACAAACAGCAAAGCGATCA TCTGACACAGATGGAATCATATTACAAAGAAGAACTTAAAAAGAAAGA TTCTACTATTAAAAAGATAAGGAAGGAATTGAAATCATTGAAAGACAG aCTGGCACAAGACATGGCTGTTTCAATAAAGACAGGAGACACTGAGAGCATGAATGACCCAGTCAGTAAAACCAGACTGACTGAAATGTATGACAGTCTAAAGCTGGAGAAGTGGACTGGAATCAAAGATCTTCTGAAATCCAATAAAACCAGTCCAGAGTTTACAAGGGTTTTGGTTCAG aaaacctttaaagaagcagcagaagaaatgataagaaaaaagcagcaaatagAGGAGACTTTTGGATCAACTCAGTCCAGCGGTGGGCAGGGAAATCAAAAG GTTGAAGGATACAGAAAGCTGGCAGTTCACAATCTGCAGTTGGCTCTGTACCACAGCAACAAAGATCTTCTGAAG AGTCCCTTTCCTAAGTATGAAGGTGAAAAAGCTGAAGATGTGATGGTGAATCTGAGACGTCTGACCTCGGAGTGCTACTGGCTGGGCTGTTTGATCGCTTTAAACAATCCGCCTCTTCAGCCAGACTGGGAGACTCAGCATTATATGAAAAACTCCTGGGACATTTTCCCTCAAAGACTCAAAGATTGTGATAAATAG
- the LOC116723459 gene encoding trichohyalin-like isoform X1, whose protein sequence is MDMEEETNKQQSDQHVQEDKSKEETESSITDMKEETNKQQSDQSLSTNNGEKTPKSGPAETEEAEKEHQEENNHHDQKTDKQRSVEDMKEETNKQQSDQHVQEDKSKEETESSITDMKEETNKQQSDQPAETEEAEKEHQEENSEDMKEETNKQQSDQHVQEDKSKEETESSITDMKEETNKQQSDQPAETEEAEKEHQEENNHHDQKTDKQSSSEDMKEETNKQQSDQSLSTNNGENKPKSGPAETEEPEKEHQEENNHHDQNSDNNPIQSSSEDMKEETNKQQSDQHVQEDKSKEESESSITDMKEETNKQQSDQSLSNENKENKPESKPAETEEPEKEHQEENNHHDQKTDKQSSSEDMKEETNKQQSDQHVQEDKSKEETESSITDMKEETNKQQSDQSLSNENKENKPESKPAETEEPEKEHQEEKHVQEDKSKEETENSLTDMKEETNKQQSDHLTQMESYYKEELKKKDSTIKKIRKELKSLKDRLAQDMAVSIKTGDTESMNDPVSKTRLTEMYDSLKLEKWTGIKDLLKSNKTSPEFTRVLVQKTFKEAAEEMIRKKQQIEETFGSTQSSGGQGNQKVEGYRKLAVHNLQLALYHSNKDLLKSPFPKYEGEKAEDVMVNLRRLTSECYWLGCLIALNNPPLQPDWETQHYMKNSWDIFPQRLKDCDK, encoded by the exons ATGGACATGGAAGAAGAAACCAACAAACAGCAAAGCGATCA ACATGTTCAGGAAGACAAGAGTAAAGAAGAAACTGAAAGCAG taTAACTGACATGAAGGAAGAAACCAACAAACAGCAAAGCGATCA AAGTCTTTCAACCAACAATGGAGAAAAAACACCTAAAAGCGG GCCTGCTGAgacagaggaagcagaaaaagaacatcagGAAGAGaa taATCATCATGACCAAAAGACTGATAAGCAAAGAAg TGTTGAAGACATGAAGGAAGAAACCAACAAACAGCAAAGCGATCA ACATGTTCAGGAAGACAAGAGTAAAGAAGAAACTGAAAGCAG taTAACTGACATGAAGGAAGAAACCAACAAACAGCAAAGCGATCA GCCTGCTGAgacagaggaagcagaaaaagaacatcagGAAGAGaa TTCTGAAGACATGAAGGAAGAAACCAACAAACAGCAAAGCGATCA ACATGTTCAGGAAGACAAGAGTAAAGAAGAAACTGAAAGCAG taTAACTGACATGAAGGAAGAAACCAACAAACAGCAAAGCGATCA GCCTGCTGAgacagaggaagcagaaaaagaacatcagGAAGAGAa TAATCATCATGACCAAAAGACTGATAAGCAAAGCAG TTCTGAAGACATGAAGGAAGAAACCAACAAACAGCAAAGCGATCA AAGTCTTTCAACCaacaatggagaaaataaacCTAAAAGCGG GCCTGCTGAGACAGAGGAACCAGAAAAAGAACATCAGGAAGAGaa TAATCATCATGACCAAAACAGTGACAATAATCCAATTCAAAGCAG TTCTGAAGACATGAAGGAAGAAACCAACAAACAGCAAAGCGATCA ACATGTTCAGGAAGACAAGAGTAAAGAAGAATCTGAAAGCAG taTAACTGACATGAAGGAAGAAACCAACAAACAGCAAAGCGATCA AAgtctttcaaatgaaaataaagaaaataaacctgAAAGCAA GCCTGCTGAGACAGAGGAACCAGAAAAAGAACATCAGGAAGAGaa TAATCATCATGACCAAAAGACTGATAAGCAAAGCAg TTCTGAAGACATGAAGgaagaaaccaacaaacaaCAAAGCGATCA ACATGTTCAGGAAGACAAGAGTAAAGAAGAAACTGAAAGCAG taTAACTGACATGAAGGAAGAAACCAACAAACAGCAAAGCGATCA AAgtctttcaaatgaaaataaagaaaataaacctgAAAGCAA GCCTGCTGAGACAGAGGAACCAGAAAAAGAACATCAGGAAGAGaa ACATGTTCAGGAAGACAAGAGtaaagaagaaactgaaaacag tttaaccGACATGAAAGAAGAAACCAACAAACAGCAAAGCGATCA TCTGACACAGATGGAATCATATTACAAAGAAGAACTTAAAAAGAAAGA TTCTACTATTAAAAAGATAAGGAAGGAATTGAAATCATTGAAAGACAG aCTGGCACAAGACATGGCTGTTTCAATAAAGACAGGAGACACTGAGAGCATGAATGACCCAGTCAGTAAAACCAGACTGACTGAAATGTATGACAGTCTAAAGCTGGAGAAGTGGACTGGAATCAAAGATCTTCTGAAATCCAATAAAACCAGTCCAGAGTTTACAAGGGTTTTGGTTCAG aaaacctttaaagaagcagcagaagaaatgataagaaaaaagcagcaaatagAGGAGACTTTTGGATCAACTCAGTCCAGCGGTGGGCAGGGAAATCAAAAG GTTGAAGGATACAGAAAGCTGGCAGTTCACAATCTGCAGTTGGCTCTGTACCACAGCAACAAAGATCTTCTGAAG AGTCCCTTTCCTAAGTATGAAGGTGAAAAAGCTGAAGATGTGATGGTGAATCTGAGACGTCTGACCTCGGAGTGCTACTGGCTGGGCTGTTTGATCGCTTTAAACAATCCGCCTCTTCAGCCAGACTGGGAGACTCAGCATTATATGAAAAACTCCTGGGACATTTTCCCTCAAAGACTCAAAGATTGTGATAAATAG
- the LOC116723459 gene encoding trichohyalin-like isoform X11 — protein sequence MDMEEETNKQQSDQHVQEDKSKEETESSITDMKEETNKQQSDQSLSTNNGEKTPKSGPAETEEAEKEHQEENNHHDQKTDKQRSVEDMKEETNKQQSDQHVQEDKSKEETESSITDMKEETNKQQSDQPAETEEAENKHQEENNHHDHKSDNNPIQSSSEDMKEETNKQQSDQSLSTKNGENKPKSGPAETEEPEKEHQEENNHHDQNTDKQRSSEDMKEETNKQQSDQSLSTDNGENTPKSGPAETEEPEKEHQEENNHHDQKTDKQSSSEDMKEETNKQQSDQHVQEDKSKEETESSITDMKEETNKQQSDQSLSNENKENKPESKPAETEEPEKEHQEEKHVQEDKSKEETENSLTDMKEETNKQQSDHLTQMESYYKEELKKKDSTIKKIRKELKSLKDRLAQDMAVSIKTGDTESMNDPVSKTRLTEMYDSLKLEKWTGIKDLLKSNKTSPEFTRVLVQKTFKEAAEEMIRKKQQIEETFGSTQSSGGQGNQKVEGYRKLAVHNLQLALYHSNKDLLKSPFPKYEGEKAEDVMVNLRRLTSECYWLGCLIALNNPPLQPDWETQHYMKNSWDIFPQRLKDCDK from the exons ATGGACATGGAAGAAGAAACCAACAAACAGCAAAGCGATCA ACATGTTCAGGAAGACAAGAGTAAAGAAGAAACTGAAAGCAG taTAACTGACATGAAGGAAGAAACCAACAAACAGCAAAGCGATCA AAGTCTTTCAACCAACAATGGAGAAAAAACACCTAAAAGCGG GCCTGCTGAgacagaggaagcagaaaaagaacatcagGAAGAGaa taATCATCATGACCAAAAGACTGATAAGCAAAGAAg TGTTGAAGACATGAAGGAAGAAACCAACAAACAGCAAAGCGATCA ACATGTTCAGGAAGACAAGAGTAAAGAAGAAACTGAAAGCAG taTAACTGACATGAAGGAAGAAACCAACAAACAGCAAAGCGATCA GCCTGCTGAgacagaggaagcagaaaataaacatcaggaagagaa TAATCATCATGACCACAAAAGTGACAACAATCCAATTCAAAGCAG TTCTGAAGACATGAAGGAAGAAACCAACAAACAGCAAAGCGATCA AAGTCTTTCAaccaaaaatggagaaaataaaccTAAAAGCGG GCCTGCTGAGACAGAGGAACCAGAAAAAGAACATCAGGAAGAGaa TAATCATCATGACCAAAACACTGATAAGCAAAGAAg TTCTGAAGACATGAAGGAAGAAACCAACAAACAGCAAAGCGATCA AAGTCTTTCAACCGACAATGGAGAAAATACACCTAAAAGCGG GCCTGCTGAGACAGAGGAACCAGAAAAAGAACATCAGGAAGAGaa TAATCATCATGACCAAAAGACTGATAAGCAAAGCAg TTCTGAAGACATGAAGgaagaaaccaacaaacaaCAAAGCGATCA ACATGTTCAGGAAGACAAGAGTAAAGAAGAAACTGAAAGCAG taTAACTGACATGAAGGAAGAAACCAACAAACAGCAAAGCGATCA AAgtctttcaaatgaaaataaagaaaataaacctgAAAGCAA GCCTGCTGAGACAGAGGAACCAGAAAAAGAACATCAGGAAGAGaa ACATGTTCAGGAAGACAAGAGtaaagaagaaactgaaaacag tttaaccGACATGAAAGAAGAAACCAACAAACAGCAAAGCGATCA TCTGACACAGATGGAATCATATTACAAAGAAGAACTTAAAAAGAAAGA TTCTACTATTAAAAAGATAAGGAAGGAATTGAAATCATTGAAAGACAG aCTGGCACAAGACATGGCTGTTTCAATAAAGACAGGAGACACTGAGAGCATGAATGACCCAGTCAGTAAAACCAGACTGACTGAAATGTATGACAGTCTAAAGCTGGAGAAGTGGACTGGAATCAAAGATCTTCTGAAATCCAATAAAACCAGTCCAGAGTTTACAAGGGTTTTGGTTCAG aaaacctttaaagaagcagcagaagaaatgataagaaaaaagcagcaaatagAGGAGACTTTTGGATCAACTCAGTCCAGCGGTGGGCAGGGAAATCAAAAG GTTGAAGGATACAGAAAGCTGGCAGTTCACAATCTGCAGTTGGCTCTGTACCACAGCAACAAAGATCTTCTGAAG AGTCCCTTTCCTAAGTATGAAGGTGAAAAAGCTGAAGATGTGATGGTGAATCTGAGACGTCTGACCTCGGAGTGCTACTGGCTGGGCTGTTTGATCGCTTTAAACAATCCGCCTCTTCAGCCAGACTGGGAGACTCAGCATTATATGAAAAACTCCTGGGACATTTTCCCTCAAAGACTCAAAGATTGTGATAAATAG
- the LOC116723459 gene encoding myb-like protein V isoform X7: MDMEEETNKQQSDQHVQEDKSKEETESSITDMKEETNKQQSDQSLSTNNGEKTPKSGPAETEEAEKEHQEENNHHDQKTDKQRSVEDMKEETNKQQSDQHVQEDKSKEETESSITDMKEETNKQQSDQPAETEEAENKHQEEKHVQEDKSKEETESSITDMKEETNKQQSDQSLSTKNGENKPKSGPAETEEPEKEHQEENNHHDQNSDNNPIQSSSEDMKEETNKQQSDQHVQEDKSKEESESSITDMKEETNKQQSDQSLSNENKENKPESKPAETEEPEKEHQEENNHHDQKTDKQSSSEDMKEETNKQQSDQHVQEDKSKEETESSITDMKEETNKQQSDQSLSNENKENKPESKPAETEEPEKEHQEEKHVQEDKSKEETENSLTDMKEETNKQQSDHLTQMESYYKEELKKKDSTIKKIRKELKSLKDRLAQDMAVSIKTGDTESMNDPVSKTRLTEMYDSLKLEKWTGIKDLLKSNKTSPEFTRVLVQKTFKEAAEEMIRKKQQIEETFGSTQSSGGQGNQKVEGYRKLAVHNLQLALYHSNKDLLKSPFPKYEGEKAEDVMVNLRRLTSECYWLGCLIALNNPPLQPDWETQHYMKNSWDIFPQRLKDCDK; encoded by the exons ATGGACATGGAAGAAGAAACCAACAAACAGCAAAGCGATCA ACATGTTCAGGAAGACAAGAGTAAAGAAGAAACTGAAAGCAG taTAACTGACATGAAGGAAGAAACCAACAAACAGCAAAGCGATCA AAGTCTTTCAACCAACAATGGAGAAAAAACACCTAAAAGCGG GCCTGCTGAgacagaggaagcagaaaaagaacatcagGAAGAGaa taATCATCATGACCAAAAGACTGATAAGCAAAGAAg TGTTGAAGACATGAAGGAAGAAACCAACAAACAGCAAAGCGATCA ACATGTTCAGGAAGACAAGAGTAAAGAAGAAACTGAAAGCAG taTAACTGACATGAAGGAAGAAACCAACAAACAGCAAAGCGATCA GCCTGCTGAgacagaggaagcagaaaataaacatcaggaagagaa ACATGTTCAGGAAGACAAGAGTAAAGAAGAAACTGAAAGCAG taTAACTGACATGAAGGAAGAAACCAACAAACAGCAAAGCGATCA AAGTCTTTCAaccaaaaatggagaaaataaaccTAAAAGCGG GCCTGCTGAGACAGAGGAACCAGAAAAAGAACATCAGGAAGAGaa TAATCATCATGACCAAAACAGTGACAATAATCCAATTCAAAGCAG TTCTGAAGACATGAAGGAAGAAACCAACAAACAGCAAAGCGATCA ACATGTTCAGGAAGACAAGAGTAAAGAAGAATCTGAAAGCAG taTAACTGACATGAAGGAAGAAACCAACAAACAGCAAAGCGATCA AAgtctttcaaatgaaaataaagaaaataaacctgAAAGCAA GCCTGCTGAGACAGAGGAACCAGAAAAAGAACATCAGGAAGAGaa TAATCATCATGACCAAAAGACTGATAAGCAAAGCAg TTCTGAAGACATGAAGgaagaaaccaacaaacaaCAAAGCGATCA ACATGTTCAGGAAGACAAGAGTAAAGAAGAAACTGAAAGCAG taTAACTGACATGAAGGAAGAAACCAACAAACAGCAAAGCGATCA AAgtctttcaaatgaaaataaagaaaataaacctgAAAGCAA GCCTGCTGAGACAGAGGAACCAGAAAAAGAACATCAGGAAGAGaa ACATGTTCAGGAAGACAAGAGtaaagaagaaactgaaaacag tttaaccGACATGAAAGAAGAAACCAACAAACAGCAAAGCGATCA TCTGACACAGATGGAATCATATTACAAAGAAGAACTTAAAAAGAAAGA TTCTACTATTAAAAAGATAAGGAAGGAATTGAAATCATTGAAAGACAG aCTGGCACAAGACATGGCTGTTTCAATAAAGACAGGAGACACTGAGAGCATGAATGACCCAGTCAGTAAAACCAGACTGACTGAAATGTATGACAGTCTAAAGCTGGAGAAGTGGACTGGAATCAAAGATCTTCTGAAATCCAATAAAACCAGTCCAGAGTTTACAAGGGTTTTGGTTCAG aaaacctttaaagaagcagcagaagaaatgataagaaaaaagcagcaaatagAGGAGACTTTTGGATCAACTCAGTCCAGCGGTGGGCAGGGAAATCAAAAG GTTGAAGGATACAGAAAGCTGGCAGTTCACAATCTGCAGTTGGCTCTGTACCACAGCAACAAAGATCTTCTGAAG AGTCCCTTTCCTAAGTATGAAGGTGAAAAAGCTGAAGATGTGATGGTGAATCTGAGACGTCTGACCTCGGAGTGCTACTGGCTGGGCTGTTTGATCGCTTTAAACAATCCGCCTCTTCAGCCAGACTGGGAGACTCAGCATTATATGAAAAACTCCTGGGACATTTTCCCTCAAAGACTCAAAGATTGTGATAAATAG